In one window of Haloprofundus halophilus DNA:
- a CDS encoding glucodextranase DOMON-like domain-containing protein has translation MQRRQFLQGVAATGTVSLAGVPRATAAGTAPGAPGSDSFWTTGEKYGVGTVADHGDSDASHVWFTLTEGALTEPRFPRVDLMCLRSVDVVVADGDGYVARTYNVDRTDDDTGADPVERRTERVEDDALLFRQTVSAVDRDWTVELEYAAAAENDAILADVSFESSAEYDVYLLVDAALSNSGVADTALVTDSDALAGFDTDDNDDEAVILDEDGDPYNVASAVVSDSGFDWTTVDFVGGDSLSPLLTDGDDATRYDRAEDGNVALVGRLGTGVDSLSETVALGFAEGGEEGVADAESVARASLARGYDAVRADYVASWRDYVPDPPAWLDADLASQYRAAAMELKAVDDKTFAGAGLASPSVPWGVAVNANEPRDYGYNYVWARDLYQVFTAYLAAGDVDSALEATEYIYEYQQDERGFIPQNTYIDGRTRWGGEQMDNISFPQVMAYQLAERHGIDFSAANYDYENVRRSANYVADNGPESAQERWEEESGYSPSTIAAEIAGLACAASLADDEGRAADALVWLALADDWTANVEAWTATETGTDEHTRTPYYFRVNDDRDPEDGADRGLANGGPTLDERNVVDAGFLELTRLGIKPWDDEVIRNSLAVVDDTIRVETPNGPGFYRYNGDGYGEQGPNDENYPRGAPWSLDNAGKGRLWPIFTGERAEYELLAGDEDPAALLDTMRGFANDADMIPEQVWDVPEPTDYNWEFGEGTGSATPLSWSMAQFVRLAHGVDAGEPVETPAFVRQRYVEGETPESPSLSASIPSTTDGETVRVEGDTDGATVVVRTPVESVVADGGSFAVDVAVDDGQNAVTVVAGSDADSLVDTGTAVVRETVTRVAVGDPVASFDDPEGDDDGPGGYVYPTNEAFVDGAFDLRRVELFETDDRYQFLVTLDELTDPFGGDAGFSLQTFHVYLRATGEGADGGSTETREGVDAALEAPHDARIVVEGFTGEFSPRVEAADGSVVTEDVDVVAYADADAVKFEVPKSAVGDLAEREFAPVVLGQDGFSVGRIRPVVAEAGGYVFGGGENDDSNPNVLDLLTPEGVSQSAALAYDDGPAEIPYVAVESGLVAERVAVEVESTVAPESRGVIPVSVESDATLDPETVRFGTSERVDDGEGAAPAHGGHEGGRYHFRTQETGVGAETETLVLVGETDDGTPVRGEATVRVVGGRGNGGRGNGGNDDSKGKPGGN, from the coding sequence ATGCAACGGAGACAGTTCCTGCAGGGTGTCGCTGCGACCGGTACCGTCTCGCTGGCAGGCGTTCCGCGGGCTACGGCGGCGGGCACCGCCCCGGGTGCGCCGGGGTCGGACTCGTTCTGGACGACCGGCGAGAAGTACGGCGTCGGCACCGTCGCCGACCACGGCGACTCCGACGCTTCCCACGTGTGGTTCACGCTGACCGAGGGCGCGCTGACCGAACCGCGCTTCCCCCGCGTCGACCTGATGTGCCTGCGCTCGGTCGACGTGGTCGTCGCCGACGGCGACGGCTACGTCGCGCGGACGTACAACGTCGACCGCACCGACGACGACACCGGCGCGGACCCCGTCGAACGGCGAACCGAACGCGTCGAGGACGACGCGCTGTTGTTTCGGCAGACGGTTTCGGCCGTCGACCGCGACTGGACCGTCGAACTGGAGTACGCCGCCGCCGCCGAGAACGACGCCATCCTCGCCGACGTGTCGTTCGAGTCGAGCGCCGAGTACGACGTGTATCTGCTCGTCGACGCCGCGCTCTCGAACAGCGGGGTGGCCGACACGGCGCTGGTCACCGACTCGGACGCGCTCGCCGGCTTCGACACCGACGACAACGACGACGAGGCGGTCATCCTCGACGAGGACGGCGACCCGTACAACGTCGCTTCGGCGGTCGTCTCCGACTCGGGCTTCGACTGGACCACCGTCGACTTCGTCGGCGGCGACAGCCTCTCGCCGCTTCTGACCGACGGCGACGACGCGACGCGCTACGACCGCGCCGAGGACGGCAACGTCGCGCTCGTCGGTCGCCTCGGGACGGGCGTCGACTCGCTCTCGGAGACGGTGGCGCTCGGCTTCGCGGAGGGCGGCGAGGAGGGCGTCGCCGACGCCGAGTCCGTCGCCCGAGCGTCGCTCGCCCGCGGCTACGACGCGGTCCGCGCGGACTACGTCGCCTCGTGGCGCGACTACGTGCCCGACCCGCCGGCGTGGCTCGACGCCGACCTCGCCTCGCAGTATCGCGCGGCGGCGATGGAGCTGAAAGCCGTCGACGACAAGACGTTCGCCGGTGCGGGGCTGGCGAGCCCCTCGGTGCCGTGGGGCGTGGCGGTGAACGCGAACGAACCGCGGGACTACGGCTACAACTACGTCTGGGCGCGCGACCTCTACCAGGTGTTCACCGCGTATCTCGCCGCCGGCGACGTCGACAGCGCCCTCGAAGCGACCGAGTACATCTACGAGTACCAGCAGGACGAGCGGGGGTTCATCCCGCAGAACACCTACATCGACGGGCGGACCCGCTGGGGCGGCGAGCAGATGGACAACATCTCCTTCCCGCAGGTGATGGCGTACCAGCTCGCGGAGCGCCACGGCATCGACTTCTCGGCGGCGAACTACGACTACGAGAACGTCCGCCGCTCGGCGAACTACGTCGCCGACAACGGTCCCGAGAGCGCCCAGGAGCGCTGGGAGGAGGAGTCGGGCTACTCGCCGTCGACCATCGCCGCCGAGATCGCGGGGCTGGCCTGCGCCGCGAGCCTCGCCGACGACGAGGGGCGAGCGGCCGACGCGCTCGTCTGGCTGGCGCTGGCCGACGACTGGACCGCGAACGTCGAGGCGTGGACCGCCACAGAGACCGGGACGGACGAACACACGCGGACGCCGTACTACTTCCGCGTCAACGACGACCGCGACCCCGAGGACGGCGCCGACCGCGGCCTCGCCAACGGCGGCCCGACGCTCGACGAGCGCAACGTCGTCGACGCGGGCTTCCTCGAACTCACGCGACTGGGAATCAAACCGTGGGACGACGAGGTGATTCGCAACTCGCTGGCCGTCGTCGACGACACCATCCGCGTCGAGACGCCGAACGGCCCCGGTTTCTACCGGTACAACGGCGATGGCTACGGCGAGCAGGGACCGAACGACGAGAACTATCCGCGCGGCGCGCCGTGGTCGCTCGACAACGCCGGCAAAGGTCGGCTGTGGCCCATCTTCACCGGCGAGCGCGCCGAGTACGAACTGCTCGCGGGCGACGAAGACCCCGCTGCGCTGCTCGACACGATGCGGGGGTTCGCCAACGACGCTGACATGATTCCCGAGCAGGTGTGGGACGTGCCCGAACCCACCGACTACAACTGGGAGTTCGGCGAGGGCACCGGGTCGGCGACGCCGCTGTCGTGGAGCATGGCGCAGTTCGTCCGCCTCGCGCACGGCGTCGACGCGGGCGAACCCGTCGAGACGCCCGCGTTCGTCCGGCAGCGGTACGTCGAGGGTGAGACCCCCGAATCGCCGTCGCTGTCGGCGTCGATTCCCTCGACGACCGACGGGGAGACGGTCCGCGTCGAGGGCGACACCGACGGCGCGACGGTCGTCGTCCGGACGCCGGTCGAGAGCGTCGTCGCCGACGGCGGGTCGTTCGCCGTCGACGTGGCGGTCGACGACGGCCAGAACGCCGTCACCGTCGTCGCCGGCAGCGACGCAGACTCGCTGGTCGACACCGGGACGGCGGTCGTCCGCGAGACGGTGACGCGCGTCGCCGTCGGCGACCCGGTGGCGAGCTTCGACGACCCCGAAGGCGACGACGACGGTCCGGGCGGCTACGTCTACCCGACGAACGAGGCGTTCGTCGACGGCGCGTTCGACCTCCGGCGCGTGGAACTGTTCGAGACCGACGACCGCTACCAGTTCCTCGTCACGCTCGACGAGCTGACGGACCCCTTCGGCGGCGACGCCGGCTTCTCGCTGCAGACGTTCCACGTCTACCTGCGCGCGACCGGCGAGGGAGCCGACGGCGGTTCGACGGAGACGCGCGAAGGCGTCGACGCGGCGCTCGAAGCGCCGCACGACGCGCGCATCGTCGTCGAGGGGTTCACCGGGGAGTTCTCCCCGCGCGTCGAAGCCGCCGACGGCAGCGTCGTCACCGAGGACGTCGACGTCGTCGCCTACGCCGACGCGGACGCCGTGAAGTTCGAGGTGCCCAAGTCGGCGGTCGGCGACCTCGCGGAGCGGGAGTTCGCGCCGGTCGTGCTCGGTCAGGACGGGTTCAGCGTCGGTCGAATCCGCCCCGTCGTCGCCGAGGCGGGCGGCTACGTCTTCGGCGGCGGCGAGAACGACGACAGCAACCCGAACGTTCTCGACCTGCTGACGCCCGAGGGCGTCTCCCAGTCGGCGGCGCTGGCCTACGACGACGGCCCGGCGGAGATTCCGTACGTCGCCGTCGAGTCGGGACTCGTCGCCGAGCGCGTCGCAGTCGAGGTCGAGTCGACCGTCGCCCCCGAGTCGAGGGGCGTGATTCCGGTGTCGGTCGAGAGCGACGCGACGCTCGACCCGGAGACCGTCAGGTTCGGCACGTCGGAACGCGTCGACGACGGTGAGGGCGCAGCGCCGGCGCACGGCGGGCACGAAGGCGGAAGATACCACTTCCGGACGCAGGAGACCGGCGTCGGCGCGGAGACGGAGACGCTCGTCCTCGTCGGCGAGACGGACGACGGCACGCCGGTTCGCGGCGAGGCGACGGTCCGCGTCGTCGGTGGTCGCGGCAACGGCGGTCGCGGCAACGGCGGCAACGACGACTCGAAGGGGAAACCGGGCGGCAACTGA
- a CDS encoding glycoside hydrolase family 3 N-terminal domain-containing protein yields the protein MSDDDETPPYRRPELDTAERVSDLLDRMTVEEKAGQLAGTWGGHLREAQTFEDIADAVRNHHLGVAAPFGWAAPLATDPTEVAEIANDLQRVAREETRLGIPLLLNVDAVHGHAYVADTTVFPNGLGAAATWDPELIEAGAEITAKEMRRTGAHQNYSPTCDVGREPRWGRIFETFGESPLLCATMAAAKIRGYQESDEPVLATAKHFPAYSEPERGEDASPVDVSEYKLRNTFVRPFEDALDAGVDSVMPSYNSVDGEPSHSSRRVLTGLLRDELGFEGHVVSDWNGVRQLADDHKTAKNQRDAVRQAHAAGLDVASVGSVEHAENLASLVEAGELDEETLDASVRRVLEQKFELGLFEEPYVDADEASDSVGTDDHRELAREAARASVTLLKNDGVLPLSGDEEVFVGGPNADDIVHQLGGWSVLDADDAAGETILEALRAKSEDHGASVTYEQGATLNETLDLDAAAEKAAEADVAVLALGEGWYLHEFGPAAQAGVETGEWPTRSELRLSEAQRELARRVHETGTPVVGVLVTGRPLAVEWLDHNAAGLLMAYYPGTEGGRAVAETLFGENDPRGRLPISVPRSTGDLPQHHDYLAHPRPIGDDEHPPSYDPLYEFGHGLSYTTFEYDEVAVERAEIGEEGELDVTATVSNTGDRPGTETVHVYARQEVSSRVRPERWLVGFGQVSVDPGESASLTVSIPAEEFGFYKPREGRVVESGEYRVFVGDDEASFEVAE from the coding sequence ATGAGTGACGACGACGAGACGCCGCCGTACCGACGACCGGAACTCGACACCGCCGAGCGCGTTTCGGACCTCCTCGACCGGATGACCGTCGAGGAGAAGGCCGGCCAACTCGCCGGGACGTGGGGCGGCCACCTCCGCGAAGCGCAGACGTTCGAGGACATCGCGGACGCGGTCCGCAACCACCACCTCGGCGTCGCCGCGCCGTTCGGTTGGGCCGCGCCGCTGGCGACCGACCCGACCGAAGTCGCCGAGATAGCGAACGACCTCCAGCGCGTCGCCCGCGAGGAGACGCGACTCGGGATTCCGCTGCTGTTGAACGTCGACGCGGTCCACGGCCACGCCTACGTCGCCGACACCACCGTCTTCCCGAACGGACTCGGCGCTGCGGCGACGTGGGACCCCGAGCTAATCGAAGCCGGTGCGGAAATCACCGCGAAGGAGATGCGCCGAACCGGCGCACACCAGAACTACTCGCCGACCTGCGACGTGGGACGAGAGCCCCGATGGGGGCGCATCTTCGAGACGTTCGGCGAGAGCCCGCTGCTCTGCGCGACGATGGCCGCGGCGAAGATTCGCGGCTACCAGGAGAGCGACGAACCGGTCCTCGCCACGGCGAAACACTTCCCGGCGTACAGCGAACCCGAGCGCGGCGAGGACGCCTCGCCCGTCGACGTCTCCGAGTACAAGCTCCGAAACACGTTCGTCCGACCGTTCGAGGACGCGCTCGACGCGGGCGTCGACTCCGTGATGCCGAGCTACAACTCCGTCGACGGCGAGCCCTCCCACAGTTCCCGCCGGGTTCTCACCGGCCTGCTCCGCGACGAGCTGGGGTTCGAGGGTCACGTCGTCTCCGACTGGAACGGCGTTCGCCAGCTCGCCGACGACCACAAAACGGCAAAGAACCAGCGCGACGCCGTCCGACAGGCGCACGCCGCCGGACTCGACGTGGCCTCCGTCGGCAGCGTCGAACACGCCGAGAACCTCGCCTCGCTGGTCGAAGCCGGCGAACTCGACGAGGAGACGCTCGACGCGAGCGTCCGCCGCGTCCTCGAACAAAAGTTCGAACTCGGCCTCTTCGAAGAGCCCTACGTCGACGCCGACGAGGCGAGCGACTCGGTCGGCACCGACGACCACCGCGAGCTGGCGCGCGAGGCCGCCCGCGCCAGCGTGACGCTGCTGAAAAACGACGGCGTCCTCCCGCTGTCGGGCGACGAGGAGGTGTTCGTCGGCGGGCCGAACGCCGACGACATCGTCCACCAACTCGGCGGGTGGAGCGTCCTCGACGCCGACGACGCCGCGGGCGAGACGATTCTGGAGGCGCTCCGCGCGAAGAGCGAGGACCACGGCGCGAGCGTCACCTACGAACAGGGAGCGACGCTCAACGAGACGCTCGATTTGGATGCCGCCGCCGAGAAGGCGGCGGAGGCCGACGTGGCGGTGTTGGCGCTCGGCGAGGGCTGGTACCTCCACGAGTTCGGCCCCGCCGCGCAGGCGGGCGTCGAGACCGGCGAGTGGCCGACGCGCTCGGAACTCCGGCTGTCGGAAGCCCAGCGCGAACTCGCCCGCCGCGTCCACGAGACCGGGACGCCGGTCGTCGGCGTGCTCGTCACCGGCCGCCCGCTCGCCGTCGAGTGGCTCGACCACAACGCCGCGGGTCTGCTGATGGCTTACTACCCCGGCACCGAGGGCGGCCGCGCCGTCGCCGAGACGCTGTTCGGCGAGAACGACCCGCGGGGGCGACTCCCCATCTCGGTGCCGCGGTCGACCGGCGACCTGCCGCAGCACCACGACTACCTCGCGCACCCGCGGCCCATCGGCGACGACGAGCACCCGCCGTCGTACGACCCGCTGTACGAGTTCGGGCACGGACTGAGCTACACGACGTTCGAGTACGACGAGGTCGCCGTCGAGCGCGCCGAAATCGGCGAGGAAGGCGAACTCGACGTGACGGCCACCGTCTCGAACACGGGCGACCGACCGGGCACCGAGACGGTCCACGTCTACGCCCGCCAGGAGGTGAGTTCGCGCGTCCGCCCCGAGCGCTGGCTGGTCGGCTTCGGGCAGGTGTCGGTCGACCCCGGCGAGTCGGCGTCGCTCACGGTGTCGATTCCGGCCGAGGAGTTCGGCTTCTACAAGCCCCGCGAGGGTCGCGTCGTCGAGTCCGGCGAGTACCGGGTGTTCGTCGGCGACGACGAGGCGTCGTTCGAGGTCGCGGAGTAG